The following are encoded together in the Pseudodesulfovibrio indicus genome:
- a CDS encoding BMP family lipoprotein — translation MSRKLILPALVALVLALFAGNALALNPAVIYDMGGKFDKSFNQAAHMGAEQFSKESGVAYRDFEPTNESQYEQAMRRFASRGSDLIVVVGFSFASALEKIAPEFPDTKFVIIDMVVDQPNVQSVIFKEHEGSFLVGMIAAMKSKTGKVGFVGGMDVPLIRKFALGYKEGAQYVNKDIEVFQNMTGTTPAAWGDPIKAGELARSQFDRGADVIFTAAGGSGMGVLQAAADLKKYSIGVDSNQNYLFPGSVLTSMVKRVDLAVASAMENALNGTWKPGVRVLGLAEGGVDYALDKYNASLISDEMKARVEGAKADIIAGKLKVTDYFDIMDK, via the coding sequence ATGTCCCGCAAGCTCATCCTTCCCGCCCTCGTTGCCCTGGTTCTGGCGCTCTTCGCCGGCAACGCCCTGGCCCTGAACCCCGCCGTGATCTACGACATGGGCGGGAAATTCGACAAATCCTTCAATCAGGCCGCGCACATGGGTGCCGAGCAGTTCTCCAAGGAGAGCGGCGTCGCCTACCGCGATTTCGAGCCCACCAACGAGTCCCAGTACGAGCAGGCCATGCGCCGGTTCGCGTCCAGGGGCAGCGACCTGATCGTGGTCGTGGGCTTCTCCTTCGCCTCGGCCCTGGAGAAGATCGCCCCGGAATTCCCGGACACCAAGTTCGTGATCATCGACATGGTCGTGGACCAGCCCAACGTGCAGTCCGTGATCTTCAAGGAGCACGAGGGGTCCTTCCTGGTGGGCATGATCGCGGCCATGAAGTCCAAGACCGGCAAGGTCGGGTTCGTGGGCGGCATGGACGTCCCGCTGATCCGCAAGTTCGCGCTGGGCTACAAGGAAGGCGCGCAGTACGTGAACAAGGACATCGAGGTCTTCCAGAACATGACCGGGACCACCCCGGCCGCCTGGGGCGATCCGATCAAGGCGGGCGAGCTGGCCCGCTCCCAGTTCGACCGGGGTGCGGACGTCATCTTCACCGCCGCCGGGGGCTCGGGCATGGGCGTGCTCCAGGCCGCGGCCGACCTCAAGAAATACTCCATCGGCGTGGACTCCAACCAGAACTACCTCTTTCCCGGCTCGGTGCTGACCTCCATGGTCAAGCGCGTGGACCTGGCCGTGGCCAGCGCCATGGAGAACGCCCTGAACGGGACCTGGAAGCCCGGCGTGCGGGTCCTGGGGCTGGCCGAGGGCGGCGTGGACTACGCCCTCGACAAGTACAACGCCTCCCTGATCTCCGACGAGATGAAGGCCCGGGTGGAGGGTGCCAAGGCGGACATCATCGCGGGCAAGCTCAAGGTCACCGACTACTTCGACATCATGGACAAATAG